From one Pedobacter faecalis genomic stretch:
- a CDS encoding sensor histidine kinase, which translates to MKKRSLWLITALMTVALLGVFVMQLYYIREAYNLKSQLFEQSVNEALNAVVQKAQKKYAAMHLTRKDYEIKEAREKDFRDRAQEIVDYKELYKKEQERRMQEREKRIYADLNVRDSMLRAAFLDARIIGEDVFQAISNTENKGKSPLQVQVDVAWDEYGNVRGNINQTINMPRKPTFSSSSLRLPDSIRYLATNPRNLNPIVITLERVRPEDALRYSMEDRAAEKKYKEGLKLLMEDTVVLEGNNLNLIADVAKEMQQEYIPVNQRVPHDVLDTLLKKELANRNVDLQYDFWLKMATKDTVLYHKAAHSDQEALPKDTYRTTLFSNDLFGDPGMLYVYFPKRNSLILSNMGVTMASSAGLLLVLVFIFSYTLYSIVRQKKISEMKTDFINNMTHEFKTPVATIMIASEALKDPEIAEDKKRINRLAGIIYDENVRLGNHIERVLSIARLEKKEIKLEHHEININELIVAVTDSMSLQLQKRNAEVKLALDAEQPVVYGDELHFSNVIYNLIDNANKYSADAPQISIRTRNTSRSLVIEVADKGIGMTREQSKRIFDQFYRVPTGNLHDVKGFGLGLNYVQDIITQMNGAVKVHSEKDKGSLFEISLPITKTKDA; encoded by the coding sequence ATGAAGAAAAGGAGTCTTTGGCTGATTACAGCGCTCATGACCGTTGCATTGCTCGGGGTTTTTGTAATGCAATTGTATTACATCAGGGAGGCGTATAATCTAAAGTCCCAGCTTTTTGAGCAGAGCGTGAATGAGGCGCTGAATGCCGTTGTGCAGAAAGCGCAGAAGAAATATGCAGCCATGCACCTCACCAGAAAGGATTATGAGATTAAAGAAGCTCGCGAGAAGGATTTCAGGGATCGCGCTCAGGAAATCGTGGATTATAAAGAGCTTTATAAGAAGGAGCAGGAACGCAGGATGCAGGAGCGCGAGAAGCGGATTTACGCGGATCTGAATGTGCGCGACAGTATGTTACGTGCAGCTTTTCTCGATGCCCGCATTATTGGTGAAGATGTTTTTCAGGCGATATCAAATACGGAGAACAAAGGCAAATCGCCGCTACAGGTACAGGTGGATGTAGCTTGGGATGAGTATGGCAATGTGAGAGGTAACATTAATCAGACCATCAACATGCCCAGAAAGCCAACCTTTTCCAGTTCTTCGCTGAGGCTTCCAGATAGCATACGGTACCTGGCTACTAATCCCAGAAATTTGAATCCAATTGTGATTACGCTGGAGCGGGTAAGGCCGGAGGATGCTTTGAGATATAGTATGGAAGACCGGGCCGCGGAAAAAAAGTATAAGGAAGGTCTGAAACTACTGATGGAAGACACCGTGGTACTGGAAGGCAATAACCTGAACCTTATTGCTGATGTGGCTAAAGAAATGCAGCAGGAGTATATCCCGGTGAATCAACGTGTTCCGCATGATGTGTTGGATACCTTGCTGAAAAAGGAACTTGCGAACCGTAATGTAGATCTGCAGTACGATTTCTGGTTAAAGATGGCTACGAAAGACACGGTATTATACCATAAGGCGGCTCATTCAGATCAGGAAGCTTTGCCAAAAGACACGTATAGGACTACCCTGTTCAGCAACGACCTCTTCGGTGATCCTGGGATGCTCTACGTGTATTTCCCTAAAAGGAACTCTCTCATATTGAGTAACATGGGTGTCACTATGGCGTCTTCAGCCGGTTTGCTTCTGGTGCTCGTATTCATTTTCTCTTATACCTTGTATTCCATCGTTCGTCAGAAAAAAATATCGGAGATGAAGACTGACTTCATCAACAATATGACGCATGAATTTAAGACACCGGTTGCAACAATCATGATTGCCAGTGAAGCGCTTAAAGACCCGGAAATTGCGGAAGACAAAAAGCGGATTAACCGGTTGGCCGGCATCATCTACGATGAAAATGTGCGCTTGGGTAATCATATTGAAAGGGTATTGAGTATCGCAAGACTGGAGAAGAAGGAAATTAAACTGGAACATCACGAGATCAATATCAATGAGCTGATCGTGGCGGTAACGGACAGCATGAGTTTGCAGCTGCAAAAGCGCAATGCTGAAGTAAAGTTGGCGCTTGATGCCGAGCAGCCGGTTGTTTATGGTGATGAGCTTCATTTCTCTAACGTGATCTATAACCTGATCGATAATGCGAACAAGTATAGTGCAGACGCGCCGCAGATCAGTATCCGGACTAGAAACACGAGCAGGAGCCTGGTGATTGAGGTGGCAGATAAAGGTATAGGGATGACCAGGGAGCAGTCCAAACGTATCTTCGATCAGTTCTACCGGGTGCCGACAGGCAACCTTCATGATGTGAAGGGATTTGGCCTGGGGTTGAATTATGTGCAGGACATTATTACGCAGATGAACGGCGCTGTGAAGGTGCATAGTGAAAAGGATAAAGGATCATTATTTGAAATCAGCTTACCAATAACTAAAACTAAGGACGCATGA
- a CDS encoding response regulator transcription factor gives MKKILLVEDDPNLGLLLQDYLDIKGKFDVVLCADGEEGLRAFTRDRFDLCILDVMMPKKDGFTLGKEIRKIDENVPIIFATAKGMMEDKTSAYSLGGDDYITKPFRIEELLLRINALLKRVAVKDAPEEQVQQTFFEIGDYTFDFTSQLIGYKGQQQKLSTKEAELLRLLCLKRNMVLTREEALLSIWHDDNYFNGRSMDVFLSKLRKYLREDPRVEILNVHGKGYKLLVN, from the coding sequence ATGAAAAAAATCTTACTTGTAGAGGATGATCCTAATCTGGGACTGCTGCTGCAGGACTATCTGGATATAAAAGGTAAGTTTGATGTTGTGTTGTGTGCCGACGGTGAAGAGGGGTTGCGGGCCTTTACCCGTGATCGGTTTGACTTGTGTATCCTGGATGTAATGATGCCAAAAAAGGATGGGTTTACACTCGGCAAGGAAATCCGCAAGATAGATGAAAACGTGCCGATCATTTTTGCTACGGCAAAAGGGATGATGGAGGATAAGACTTCGGCATATAGTCTGGGCGGCGACGATTACATTACTAAGCCCTTCCGTATTGAAGAGCTTCTGCTGCGGATCAATGCTCTGCTTAAGCGAGTGGCGGTGAAGGATGCCCCCGAGGAGCAGGTGCAGCAGACTTTCTTTGAAATAGGAGACTACACCTTTGACTTCACATCGCAACTGATCGGATACAAAGGGCAGCAGCAGAAGTTGTCGACAAAGGAAGCGGAATTGTTAAGGCTGCTATGCTTAAAAAGAAATATGGTGCTGACCCGCGAGGAGGCGCTGCTGAGCATTTGGCACGATGATAACTATTTTAATGGCCGCAGCATGGACGTTTTCTTAAGCAAGCTCAGAAAGTACCTGCGTGAGGATCCGCGGGTAGAGATTCTGAACGTTCACGGTAAAGGATATAAGCTACTGGTCAACTAA
- a CDS encoding GLPGLI family protein yields the protein MRKHITILITFLMGSLSAYSQQARFPKSGSILFEKKVNMYALIRNASSAAGGTDQLSEYKRSNPQFTVYESTLLFSGNRTLFTPGQTTAQHYSDLSGSQPNTILTDLAAGRFTTEKKVFEQTFLLKDTVRKINWKLTSERREIAGYECRRANAIIMDSIYVVAFYTDQIPVSGGPESFQGLPGMILGVALPHEHITWFARSVTDKDIQPSALPEPKKGKPADISSLSKALNEVFKDWGQYAQTMLKSFLL from the coding sequence ATGAGAAAGCACATCACGATATTAATCACATTTTTAATGGGCAGCTTGTCTGCATATTCACAGCAGGCCCGCTTTCCAAAAAGCGGCTCCATTCTTTTCGAGAAAAAGGTCAATATGTATGCGCTTATCCGCAATGCTTCTTCCGCCGCGGGCGGCACCGATCAGCTTAGCGAATACAAACGGAGCAATCCGCAGTTTACTGTATACGAGAGCACTTTACTTTTCTCCGGAAACCGCACGCTATTTACGCCCGGACAAACTACGGCACAACATTACAGTGATTTATCCGGTTCCCAGCCAAACACCATTCTGACCGACCTTGCCGCGGGCAGGTTTACTACCGAGAAGAAAGTTTTCGAACAGACCTTCCTGCTGAAAGATACGGTCAGAAAGATCAACTGGAAACTAACAAGTGAGCGTCGGGAGATCGCCGGTTACGAATGCAGGCGGGCAAATGCTATAATTATGGACTCCATTTATGTCGTAGCATTTTATACCGATCAGATTCCGGTGTCGGGCGGCCCCGAATCCTTTCAGGGTTTGCCAGGTATGATTCTGGGCGTCGCGCTCCCGCACGAACACATCACCTGGTTTGCAAGGTCGGTGACCGACAAGGACATTCAGCCCTCAGCACTTCCGGAGCCTAAAAAGGGAAAACCGGCAGACATTTCGAGTCTGAGCAAAGCACTAAATGAAGTATTCAAAGACTGGGGACAGTATGCGCAGACTATGCTAAAATCTTTTCTGCTATAG
- a CDS encoding DUF4153 domain-containing protein has translation MKIKLPSVRSLWLQASMVVRRFPLQVLIAVAASVILCFLVGLDSRNGSLNDVLIKSLLVLNFGLALLLSADLFAEARRWSAGPVWTMRLLVILLCLGLFLLLDPQVFTADKYRVVLLAFAFHLLVSFAPFTGGSGTLNDFWLYNKSLFIRFLTAALYAAVLYAGLAIALAAVDGLFAVQISYKVYLSLFSIVAAGFMTVFFLAGVPTVFVRGDLKEAYPKGLKVFTQYVLIPLMAIYLGILLVYELKIIVNGELPKGLVSMLILGYAVFGILSLLLVYPIRTQEGHGWIRLFSRFFYVMMIPLVILLLLAVWARVSRYGVTEPRYLLVILALWLAFITVYFLLSRKQNIMLIPVSLCVLALLAVYGPQSASSLSRFSQQSRLKKLMASKDKEDVAQRAGVVDYLVDMHGLPALQAFTKRDLADVEQRILRATESTPRFTRLAAQKDSAFAILKVTRPHEVMRYVVLKPTGGALQVSGYDYVIPVNGYSSRRESEIGSVPVVVEHVAAGKLHLQIGTAKVVQLDLTSAFNKLSKIYQKGAASHFSGDSFSLPEQYFSLCASAAGYDYCLKLTSVSFYHGDAKPDEPEAQPAYEGYLLIRVK, from the coding sequence ATGAAAATAAAACTTCCTTCAGTTAGGTCGCTCTGGTTGCAAGCCAGTATGGTTGTACGCAGATTTCCTTTACAGGTGCTGATTGCTGTGGCCGCCTCTGTGATCCTTTGCTTTCTTGTCGGTCTCGATTCTCGTAACGGTTCGCTGAATGATGTATTGATAAAATCACTTCTTGTGTTGAATTTCGGGCTGGCGCTGCTGTTGTCGGCCGACCTCTTCGCAGAAGCAAGGCGATGGTCGGCCGGCCCGGTATGGACAATGCGTCTGTTGGTTATCTTGCTTTGCCTGGGTCTGTTTCTTTTACTGGATCCGCAAGTGTTTACTGCCGATAAATACCGGGTTGTACTTCTGGCTTTTGCTTTCCATTTACTGGTGTCTTTCGCACCTTTTACAGGCGGTAGCGGGACTTTAAACGACTTTTGGCTATATAATAAAAGTCTTTTCATCCGGTTTTTAACCGCTGCGTTATATGCTGCGGTACTTTACGCAGGATTGGCGATCGCGCTTGCGGCTGTGGACGGGCTCTTCGCTGTGCAGATCAGCTATAAGGTGTACCTGTCGCTTTTCAGTATAGTTGCCGCCGGCTTTATGACAGTGTTTTTCCTTGCAGGAGTTCCGACGGTTTTTGTGCGGGGTGATTTGAAGGAAGCGTATCCTAAAGGACTTAAAGTTTTTACGCAGTATGTTCTGATACCCTTAATGGCAATTTATCTGGGGATTTTACTGGTGTATGAACTAAAGATCATTGTGAACGGGGAGTTGCCGAAGGGACTGGTATCGATGCTGATCCTTGGTTACGCAGTATTCGGCATATTATCGCTGCTGCTGGTATATCCAATCCGCACGCAGGAGGGCCACGGGTGGATAAGACTGTTTTCCCGGTTTTTCTATGTGATGATGATACCGCTTGTCATTTTACTACTGCTTGCAGTATGGGCGCGGGTAAGCCGTTATGGTGTTACAGAGCCGAGATATCTATTGGTGATTCTGGCCTTATGGCTCGCCTTTATCACGGTTTACTTTCTGCTTAGCAGAAAGCAGAACATCATGCTGATTCCGGTTAGTCTCTGCGTGTTGGCACTCCTGGCAGTCTACGGTCCACAAAGCGCTTCCTCGCTGTCGCGCTTCTCGCAGCAGAGCCGCTTAAAAAAGCTTATGGCATCGAAAGACAAAGAAGATGTAGCCCAACGGGCAGGAGTGGTTGATTATCTTGTTGACATGCATGGGCTACCGGCTTTGCAGGCCTTTACGAAGAGGGATTTGGCAGATGTTGAGCAGCGAATATTGCGGGCTACTGAAAGCACCCCACGCTTTACGCGGCTGGCCGCGCAAAAGGATTCAGCATTTGCCATACTTAAAGTAACGAGGCCTCATGAAGTGATGCGGTATGTTGTCCTGAAGCCAACAGGCGGTGCCCTTCAGGTAAGCGGTTACGATTACGTGATTCCCGTGAATGGTTATTCGTCGCGCAGGGAATCGGAAATAGGCAGTGTTCCGGTTGTAGTAGAGCACGTCGCGGCGGGGAAACTTCATTTACAGATCGGTACGGCCAAGGTAGTACAACTAGATTTGACGAGTGCATTCAATAAGCTAAGCAAGATCTACCAGAAAGGCGCAGCTTCTCATTTTTCCGGCGATAGCTTTAGTCTGCCGGAGCAATATTTCTCGCTATGCGCATCGGCCGCAGGCTATGACTATTGTCTGAAGCTAACGAGTGTTTCTTTTTATCATGGCGACGCGAAGCCTGATGAACCCGAGGCGCAGCCTGCTTATGAAGGATATCTGCTGATCAGGGTCAAGTGA
- a CDS encoding outer membrane beta-barrel family protein, with product MKKLTLMLSIWCVAFCTYGQGPYAVKGQITDTAATYQMVNTTITLLRQKDSTLVRYTRADDQSRFNISGLTSGNYILLVTYPGYADYSEMFRLDSAQQQKDFGKINLILKATLLNDVIIKGRAVAIRIKGDTTEFNAGSYDIRPNDKVEDLLRQLPGIQVDKDGKITAHGQTVQKVLLDGEEFFGDDPTLVTRNIRSDMIDKVQLYDKKSDQATFTGIEDGEKQKTINLTLKEDKKKGHFGTLAAGAGTDNFYEAQGTASFFKQNQRFAMIAGSGNTGQNNIGNRFSGAGAVEVSGDGGIMSSGDDFENFNGGYNGQGIPTNHVGGVHFEKSWNENKRSLNSNAKIGSTGLRGNTNTRSVNTLPTGLINTVSSQDFDNLSLKESIDGRYKHQFDSTSTITVTISGGMADSKTRNTFNTISSRADNTPINTGFRSLDNDGEDKSLNASVFWAKRLKKKGRTLSVNVKQSLSDHQTDGYLNSKNQFFDSTGVLSSAQQVNQYKRNLNTRSAFNSNVTFTEALSPSLAIVANYGFNINNSNSDRRSFNQSDANRYDILDSVFSNHFELNEYGNQGGASVSYNKGKSGLTAGTRISAVRFNQHDYYTGDTYKRDFVNWFPQLNYQYKISQQGRLTLNYNGNTSQPQPEQIQPFRENTDPLNVILGNPGLRPSFSNNVMLSYSSFKMLTEQYIHVYASYNNTFNSITNNTVTDPVSGASTNQAVNISNKNPNGLTIQAALNRKIKSLDAMGGVEFTFMNFNSYGMINNVLNENKFLDIYGNVNLAKYNSRSYSFRASVGPAYTVLSSSLGNTRSANWGIDATGNFSVNLPGKFEIRSDAVYAYKTKTEAFDQNLNRFNWNASISKKFFKAENLRFTVRGNDLLNQNKGFNQSINGNLIVQNRFTNINRYFLGSIIWDFNKMGSNKN from the coding sequence ATGAAGAAATTAACGTTGATGCTCTCAATATGGTGCGTCGCCTTTTGCACATACGGGCAAGGCCCGTATGCTGTAAAGGGCCAAATCACCGACACGGCGGCAACCTACCAGATGGTCAATACGACAATAACGCTCCTCAGGCAAAAAGATTCTACACTGGTCAGATATACACGGGCTGACGATCAAAGCCGGTTCAACATATCAGGGTTGACTTCCGGAAACTACATTCTGCTTGTCACCTATCCTGGCTATGCCGATTACTCTGAAATGTTTCGGCTCGACAGCGCCCAACAGCAAAAAGACTTTGGTAAAATCAATCTTATACTCAAAGCCACCCTCCTTAACGACGTGATTATTAAAGGCAGGGCTGTCGCCATACGTATAAAGGGCGACACTACAGAGTTTAACGCCGGGAGCTATGACATTAGGCCTAACGACAAAGTGGAAGATCTCCTCAGGCAGTTGCCCGGCATTCAGGTCGACAAAGACGGAAAGATCACCGCGCACGGACAAACCGTACAAAAAGTGCTGCTGGACGGCGAAGAATTTTTTGGCGACGACCCTACACTCGTAACCCGGAATATCCGGTCGGATATGATAGACAAAGTACAGCTCTACGATAAAAAGAGCGACCAGGCCACGTTTACCGGAATAGAGGATGGGGAAAAACAGAAAACCATTAACCTAACGTTAAAAGAAGATAAGAAGAAAGGACATTTCGGAACACTTGCAGCAGGAGCCGGGACAGATAATTTCTACGAAGCACAAGGCACTGCAAGCTTTTTTAAACAGAATCAACGCTTTGCAATGATCGCCGGATCGGGCAATACCGGCCAAAACAACATAGGCAACCGCTTTAGCGGTGCAGGAGCTGTGGAAGTCTCCGGCGATGGCGGGATTATGTCTTCCGGCGACGACTTTGAAAACTTCAACGGTGGATACAATGGTCAGGGTATACCAACGAATCATGTTGGCGGGGTCCATTTTGAAAAATCATGGAACGAAAATAAACGCTCGCTCAACAGCAACGCCAAAATAGGCTCTACCGGCTTGAGGGGAAATACCAACACCAGAAGTGTCAACACCCTTCCCACAGGCCTGATCAATACCGTATCCAGTCAGGATTTCGACAACCTGTCACTCAAAGAAAGTATTGATGGACGATATAAACACCAGTTCGACTCGACCTCGACCATAACCGTCACCATATCTGGCGGCATGGCGGATTCTAAAACACGGAATACGTTCAACACGATCAGCAGCCGTGCAGATAATACGCCCATCAACACTGGCTTTCGCAGCCTTGATAACGACGGAGAAGATAAGTCGCTTAATGCTTCGGTATTTTGGGCAAAAAGGCTGAAGAAGAAAGGCCGAACTCTTTCCGTAAATGTAAAGCAATCGCTGTCAGATCATCAGACCGATGGGTATCTGAACAGTAAAAACCAGTTCTTCGATAGCACAGGCGTCCTCAGCAGCGCACAGCAAGTCAATCAGTATAAAAGGAACCTCAACACCCGCTCGGCCTTCAACAGCAATGTCACCTTTACAGAAGCCCTTTCACCAAGCCTGGCCATTGTTGCAAATTATGGCTTTAACATCAACAACAGCAACTCTGACCGGCGATCTTTTAACCAGTCGGACGCCAACCGCTACGACATACTGGATTCCGTATTCAGCAACCATTTCGAATTAAATGAATACGGCAACCAGGGCGGCGCCTCGGTCAGCTATAATAAAGGAAAAAGCGGCCTCACCGCCGGTACACGTATCAGCGCAGTCCGGTTCAACCAACACGACTACTACACAGGAGACACATATAAGCGTGATTTTGTAAACTGGTTTCCTCAGCTCAACTATCAGTACAAAATTTCACAGCAAGGCCGTTTAACACTGAATTACAACGGAAATACTTCCCAGCCCCAACCAGAACAGATCCAACCCTTCCGGGAAAATACCGATCCGCTGAACGTGATCCTGGGCAATCCGGGCTTACGGCCTTCCTTCTCCAACAATGTAATGCTGAGCTATTCATCGTTCAAGATGCTGACCGAACAGTATATTCATGTATATGCTTCTTACAACAATACTTTTAATTCGATAACCAACAACACGGTAACGGATCCTGTATCCGGAGCCAGCACCAACCAGGCCGTGAACATTTCAAATAAAAATCCTAACGGCCTTACCATTCAGGCTGCGCTGAACAGAAAAATCAAGAGCCTGGATGCCATGGGAGGTGTTGAGTTTACCTTTATGAATTTTAACAGTTACGGAATGATTAACAACGTCCTTAACGAAAACAAATTCCTTGATATTTACGGTAATGTTAACCTGGCTAAATACAACAGCCGTTCCTATTCTTTCCGTGCGTCGGTAGGTCCGGCTTACACAGTGCTTTCATCATCTTTAGGCAATACGAGGAGTGCTAACTGGGGCATAGACGCCACCGGAAACTTTTCCGTTAACCTCCCCGGAAAATTCGAAATCAGATCAGACGCAGTTTATGCATATAAAACAAAAACCGAGGCTTTCGACCAGAACCTGAACCGGTTCAACTGGAACGCGAGCATCAGCAAAAAGTTCTTTAAAGCGGAAAATCTAAGGTTTACTGTACGCGGAAACGACCTCCTGAATCAAAACAAAGGGTTCAACCAGTCCATCAACGGAAACCTGATAGTCCAGAACAGGTTCACAAATATCAACCGCTATTTTTTGGGCAGTATAATATGGGACTTTAATAAAATGGGAAGCAATAAGAACTAA
- a CDS encoding glycoside hydrolase family 43 protein, protein MCKKLILTVFVLLTAATELSFAQQKESEKTWMLTYFRQRYPTRIEIDAKGKTVEVPLPNPMAIERLHIALSTDGRHWKALNDNKPVWDQFMRDQYIHKGPDGLWRLIATGGGSNRENRRALGPACTYATSTDLVNWKLEGYLHLMKDVRNDTGALVRNIWAPEFYYDEDTKEYTLFWSSTFEDAGWKKSRLWYCKTRDWKTFTPAKVLFAPPYSVIDGTMIKEKDTYYLFHKEEEFGVKTGERRGIRVATSKNIEGPYKIHEGPLNKGQIAPTITEGPSVMKDPLKKGWLLLYDYPMVDNYGVSWSPDLFNWSVVKEAAMPEDARHGSVSLLTPEEVERLRKAFP, encoded by the coding sequence ATGTGTAAAAAGTTAATCCTAACCGTATTTGTCCTGCTAACTGCTGCTACGGAGTTATCCTTCGCGCAGCAAAAAGAATCTGAGAAGACCTGGATGCTAACCTATTTTCGTCAGCGCTACCCAACGCGAATAGAAATTGATGCCAAGGGCAAGACAGTAGAAGTTCCTTTGCCAAATCCGATGGCAATAGAGCGGCTGCATATTGCATTGTCGACCGACGGACGCCACTGGAAAGCGCTCAACGACAACAAGCCCGTGTGGGACCAGTTTATGCGCGACCAATATATACACAAGGGGCCCGACGGACTATGGCGGCTGATTGCGACTGGAGGCGGAAGCAACCGTGAAAACAGGCGTGCACTCGGACCAGCCTGCACCTATGCCACGTCGACCGACCTGGTCAACTGGAAACTGGAAGGTTATCTCCATCTGATGAAGGACGTAAGGAACGATACGGGTGCACTTGTGCGGAACATCTGGGCGCCTGAATTTTATTATGACGAAGACACCAAGGAATATACCTTGTTCTGGTCGTCCACATTCGAAGACGCCGGGTGGAAGAAAAGCAGATTATGGTACTGCAAAACGCGCGACTGGAAAACTTTTACTCCGGCAAAAGTGCTTTTTGCTCCACCCTATTCTGTCATCGATGGCACAATGATCAAAGAAAAAGACACCTATTACCTCTTCCATAAAGAAGAAGAATTTGGCGTTAAAACCGGAGAGCGCCGGGGCATCAGAGTGGCCACCTCAAAAAATATTGAAGGCCCTTACAAGATTCATGAAGGCCCGCTTAATAAGGGACAGATTGCGCCAACCATCACCGAGGGACCAAGCGTAATGAAAGATCCGCTGAAAAAAGGATGGCTACTGCTGTACGACTACCCTATGGTAGATAACTACGGCGTGTCCTGGTCGCCCGACCTCTTCAACTGGTCCGTGGTCAAGGAGGCAGCTATGCCCGAAGATGCCCGCCACGGGAGTGTTTCGTTGCTTACGCCGGAAGAGGTGGAGAGGCTTAGGAAAGCTTTTCCATAA